The window TGGGCGGGTTCCCTATTTTTCAACCCTATTTTACCTCAATCTTACATTTCTTTGCCAGCGATGAAGTTTCTCCCTCTTTCTGCTCACAAAAATAAAAGGAACTGCATGAAGCTTTACCATAAATGTTTGGCATGAATATGTTTGCTCCAAAAACAAGTTTAGAAGAAGATTTTAGCTCCCATTAACACATAAGCTAAGACAAGTTTATTGCCGATTACAGTTATGATACGTAAACAGAAATTGAAATTctattaaggggccgtttggaaacatgcatttcatttcaaatgacggACTTCAAATAACGGGATTTGAGttatcatttcaaattctcatatTTATACAAACATTGAATgtgtggatttcaaatgaaatccaaatccaaattctcaaacaaattttttgatcaaatccagaatttcaaatgaaatctcgGTTCCCAAACAGGCCAATAGTACTATATTTTCAGTCTGCCTTGCTCTCCCGGCACATGCATCTGATCCCAGACTGGCCTATTAAAATCACTAGCCAGCATTTCCTCCCATCCCAGAACAGAAGATATATGATCAGAATTGGTACGTGAATAGTTAAACATTATTTGTGTCGAGTAATAATGTGCATTGAGCTGGTTTCTGGGCTAGTGCCGCACTCGTAATCATAAATACTTTCAAGAATTTTTAGATGCCCAACTCGAGAGCAATTAAATTACACACAAATAATCATATACTCGAATAATATAAGAtagaataaaattgaaaatttaaattttaagaatgaaattctaattttgaGTCAAACGATAATTTTCATGTTATCTTGAGATTTTATCTTAATATATTGGGTTAATAACTTCTGAAGGCTTGCAAGAAAACTTTAACAAAATTACAAATCAtgaactaatatattatatttataacgatctaaataataataacatactgCTCCCTCCAggtagtttacgttcactgtttgcacgcattttgaggctcccgtaaagtatagttccataatttttttttcaaaattttcattttttgaataaaagtttatatatcaaatttttattcagaacaaaaaaaatttaaaaatatattatggaactatactttaaatgagggttgaaaagcgtgccaaaaagtaacgtaaagaaatgtggggccagagggagtatttttaaattataaacatcatttattatcatatcgaactaatatattctatttataatgatcaaaataataataacatactatttttaaattatagccgaccaatataatcaatatcatCAAATCACATCATCGAATAACAGGTTCAGCAAAGCAAATTTTATGTCTTACCGATTCAATTTTGCCGGCCATCGGAGATGCTCTCATGTTGGTAAAAGTGCTGGGGGATTTGTGTGGCAGGGTGTATGAATCTAAATACACTGCACCGTCTCCAATGAAACTTGTAAAATACAAGACAAAAAATGGGGCACAAATCCTATCTACATCCAACAACCTTTGTAAGTCTGTAACGGAACCATCAATTCAAGCCATCATTGTTTTGCTCGAAAAGACAACACTTCTGTTCTAAGAAAACAACGATACAATATCACAACTTTGTAGGTACAAACTTGAAATCGAATAGACAAGATACAAAAATTATCTCAAAACATTTTCTACAAATAATACTATCAAACTGTAAACTCCTCGATTTTATCAACATCTCTCTCTAATAATCACACCAATGAAATTTAAAAAGGCCCCCCAACATATAATGTGGGTAAGGGAAAAGATTATACGAAAACTATACACCTGGTTAAAGGGACGAAGCAGGACTCTTAGGACCACAACATAAGAAGCCCATTTAGCATCGAAAGCACCAAAACAGCACATACCCAATacgtttttcttttattaatagCTGGCTACACAGGAATAGCATCAATCTTTGAAGAATCCTCACATCTTATAACAATTCCTTCAAGGTGCGCAGGAAGAGTGCACTTAGACCACAGGCAACCTGTAGGTACTGGATCCGGAGGAGGTACAATCATCAGTACATTGTCATTTCGTTGTACAACTCCCATTACACTTACAGTACTGCCTTCTTTGATGTACCTGTTATGTTGAGAGAGTAAAATTCATTTCTAGCTTGAATATATATCAGTAGATCTTTAAAAACATTTTCAAATTATTGATGAACATGTTCAGATACATGCatcagtttttttaatttagttattgCAAGCATGCATTTGGTATGTTTTGATTTCACATAAttatttttgctattttatAATGAGAGTAATATTATGCAGAAGATAACAAGACCATTACCCTTCTTTCAATCGCATTACTCGATCATCACCAGAAAGATTTCTCTTCCCTAACCACCTCACAAATTCTGGGGACATATCCCTGTTTGATTGATTGATGTCAACTGCAATTGATTCATCAACGTAAGGAGTCACCTTAGCACCAGATCCGGCCTTTACCAATGCCCTTAACCCAGATTGAAAATCGGAAATGTAGAAATCAACCACATGCCTCTGCAATTATAGAAAAAATAACCTACTTGGGTTAAAATTCGGAATACGCTCGAAAGTATATATAAAGAACCTAAAACCAATGTGCCATGTACAAAACCTAAACATACTTGAGCAATTTAACATTATAGATGGAAAGAGAATTAAGTACTAGCTGCCGCCAACAGTATTTCTAACCTCAACTGATCGGACACCCCAACTAAATCGACGATGTGTTGGATTAGCAGCCTTAGAATCCCATCCTCGGTATTCATATAAACTTGTAGATGTATAGACACAGCGAGGAACTCTCTGGAATGATGATTCTAGAGGAATGTTTCCACATGTTACCACCTGCAAAAATGAAAGTAAATCTAAGCAATCAGCAGTAAGAACCCTTCAAAAAACATTTCTATGCAAGTGGTAAAGCTTAATCAAACAAATGCacctattaaaaaaattcttgacTAGGGAGGGACATTTGTATATCtatcaaacaacaaaaatgatgGTTACAGACATTTTCGAGGCAGTACAAAGGCTTAATCCCACTTCCAGTTTCTACTTGCCAAAGCCTTTTGATTAACGAGTTATCGCTAATTTGTACAGCAACCACAAGCAatgtacaaaagaaaattttgttcCAGTTTTGGTGGTAGATCAATGATGACGGCGCTGGATTTTATTagtaatttaatcaataaaacgTTTTTCTAGTAAAGTTCATTGCTACAACTAGTCAAATAAGTGATTACAGAATCTGCGTATTTATTATAACTTCTAGACACAAAATTAAGAATGCATTGATCACATAGGTATAACAAGGTTTTATAATATAGAGTTCTGGATTTGAATATTGCTTTTAGTGATTCATGTTTAAATATAGCAAATGATAATGTCGAGTAATATAAGGAATAttattaactatattatatatttattaaaacacATTCTATGCCGGCAAACGACAATGCTAGCAGTAATTACCCATGAGCTTTTAGCCTGCAGCTTTTACTGACGGACCATTAAAGAAGTTAAGAGAGACAGAGATAATACATACCCCTGAAACCTTGACAAACTGGCCATTCTTTGCAGTTCTGAGTTCACAGTCTGGATAGCGATCAACGAAACCAGTGACAGCTCTTGTTCCCCAACAACTATTCCAGACAAACACAATGGTTACAAcaagaaataaaataacaacaacaacaaaaagaaTAGGATTGCCAACTGCAGCTAAGATAAAAATGCCAGCAATAAATCCCATCACAAAGAGTAAAATGATGGACCAAAAAATTATCTTCGGGAAGGCTTTGAAGAAGGAATTCTCGTGCTCCTGGCCAAGCTTAGTAACAGCTGGGTTTTGAAGCACAGATGCACTACTTTGCTTGTGTGATCCTGTATAATCCAAAGGGCCAGAAGCCTTCCGAGGAGCTCCGGATGCATTAAGGGGGCCCGAAGTAATAGGCCCAGATGTTATGAGTCCTGTAGTAGGAAGAACTGGTGGAAGGGGGCCAGAATTGTGTCGAGAGTTGGCTCCTCCTTGAGGACCTGATGCCTTTTTTATTGGTTCCCCATGTTTATTTAGTGGACCAGAAGTGGTCTTCTTCATGGAAACAGAACCAGGAACACCGCCGTTTGGACCAGAACCCATCCGATTACCAGAGTTAGTGGTCATTGGATTAGAGTGTGAAGCAGCACCGCCAAAAGAACCTGTCCTTGAAGGAGCATTATTTATGGGTCCAGATTTTCTTGATCTAGTATCCATAGATGATATATCAAACATCTTGCCAAGTTCTCCAGACTTTTTTATATCACCCCCAGTGTAAGGTACTGCTGTTGAGCTCATAGTTGGAGTCCTTTCTTTCGGCGGCTGCTCTGGGCGGCCTGACACATATAGGCCATTGCTTAACTGATGCGAGGGAAATCGGGAACCCATATAGCTACTTCAGAGCCAAAATAGCCAATGACGTAAGCAGAATCGACAGCACAAAGACAAACTCCTAAGCACAAAATCTTTCAGAGGCTAACACTCTCGAATCAAGAATATGCCGGTACCTGATGAATAGCAGGTAATAGTTATGTACATCTAAATGAAGAGGCAAATACAAATGTTGTCGCTATCCGTAATTAGAAAAAACAAATCATATGaacttttcatttattataatCCAAAGAAATTTGGCCTCTCAAGTCCTGATACGTGGAAAAGGATCTCATTCATATTCGTGTTGACGTCAATTGAGATGAGAATTTCTGATCTAAGTAATTAAAGATATTCACTTCTATAATTCAATATCTAGCTAATTACTTGTGATGTTCCGTAATAATGTCAGTAATGAAAAATCACACGAGTAGGCACACTTTTTTAGCAAAACACACCATCAAACACACAGCAGATCTGGAAGCCAAGTTTATAATACATGAAAGTACATAGCTAGATAACACAAAAAAAACCCTTGATCAGCAACATCTCGACCAAGTAGACTTTCCAAATGTGCATATAGATCACAGTTCCAAACAACAGGCAATCAATTCAAGATAAACTAAGAGAAATGCAGCACATAAATCAACAAAGTAGTTGTACAACTCAAACCACCTAGATCCAAAAAAACATAGAAAATAACTAAAACACTTGGTACTCAAACTAGAGATCAgagaaacaaaaacaaacccATGTACACAAATGATCCAAAACACAATCAGGTAATTTCAAGATTACATTTTGATATCAAGAACCCAACAAAGTTTCAATCTTTCTGCAAGAAAAGCAAGACCCATAATTCATATTGACCAGAAGTGTGGTAATAAATGAGTACAATTGAAAGGCGTGGTGAAATGATAGATATAAAGAGATGAGGATTGTATAGCACACCTGAAGAGGAGAGTAAAGTTGGAATTTGAAGAAGCTTGTACTGTCCATGCTGGTggatcagagagagagagagagagagagagagagagttcagAGAGGGGCGGTGGTGGGTTCTAAATGAGTGTTTGCTCACAAAATTTCAGTCAGAAAACAAAAACTACTGATACTAGTTAcgatttgattatttatttgtttacagGGATTTATGTCTTCTTCCTGTTCCTTGATATGTTAAACTTTTTGTCttacttaaatattaaattcgaattcTAGTACTAATTAAAACTGTTATTTttaatggaaaaaaaaacaatgtaCTTGCATTCAtagttaattaatataaattctaaGTTATATTTTCtgtcaaaataaatttaaaataaaaatgtaaataacCTCTCTCACTGTATTTGCACAAAACGGCCCAAAGTGTTATAAATACGGAAAATACTAAATATCTGAAAAATGTTTCTCAAATTTCACGTGTCATTTTTGATCAGATACTAAGTTATTAAATAGACATGGATATAATCATTTCAAATTGAGATATCacctatttgaaaatatttttggaaaaataatttggaatatTTAagattgatttataaatatatgtcgCAACCAAGTTTTCGTACCTTCTTTTATagtgatattatatttatgtgaagatAACTCAATTATATCGAAGTTCTAATTTTTCGTAAATACGTTGCCATAGTACACAAGTTGTACTCACTTGTATAGAATGgaataagaaaagaataaaatgaaaattataatataaatttcgaGTGATTAGAAAACTCTCATTAATTCGACCATTCTATTCCAACTATTTGAATTAcaatctaacccacatgttaTGGAAGGAATGTTCATTCCATTTGTTTATCATGTTTTCCTATCATTTCTTCATGAGAAGTTTAACACactcatattttataattattatctcatattttttttttctccacaaaaactctttatatatatatatatatatatatatatatatatagagagagagagagagagttaagttctatggagtacaaaaaaaattggagtattggagtacaaagtttgataaaatgtaatttagtcatctaaatttcaattttttttgtccaataatatttgtaaatatttgacaacctgcacattatgttctgcaacataaacatcgtgatcaaatggtagaataattacttttataaatcataggactctatgttctgcaatataactaataagcagaacaataatcttaatacttgttaaagttgaaaaatattaatgattaattgataattatgtgcaagacaacttataaattatagattatatcaaaatttggataatcaaagatattatataggatcaaactaaaaaaattatgatttgtactccaatactccaatgtttttatgtactttcaatggagaccacattttttctggagacttggagaccacatatgttctgcaagtaaaatatttcataaaaacattgcaaaacgtataattttacaaatcatgttctCCGAAATCATTattacatttaaaatcttgaatatcatataagttttacatgtagaacattacaaaatgttttgttctatgaaatatgtttaatttgcagaacatttgttcaacttgcaaaACATGCAttatcaacaattttaatgaatacatgatatttgtagaacatattttacaaaataatgtattttacagtgttttgattgcagaatatACGTGGTCTCCGAGGTCTCTGATAAAAAtacggtctccatagaactttgagttaagttctatggagtacaaaaaaaattggagtattggagtacaaagtttgataaaatgtaatctagtcatctaaattttaattttttttgtctaataatatttgtaaaaatttgacaacctgcacattatgttctgcaacataaacatcatgatcaaatggtagaataattacttttataaatcatagtgCTCAATATTCTGCagtataactaataagcagaacaataatcttaatacttgttaaagttgaaagatattaatgattaattgacaattatgtgcaagacaacttataaatgatagattatatcaaaatttggataatcaaagatattatataggatcaaactaaaaaattatcatttgtactccaatactccaatgtttttatgtactccatagaacttaactatatatatatatatatatatatatatatatatatatatatatatatatatatatatatatatatatatattcattcaaTTCTCCTATCATTCCATTTCATTCAACTGAACGCAACCTAATTATCGTATTAATATCTTCGCTAAAAACTCATCATAAAACACTCATCTTGATTATTATTGTATAGATAATCATTACAATTCTCTTATTACCATTTTACAATTTTTCATCACGAGAACTCATCCaatgtattattataattattaatgcAATTCTCTTCTATTTAtctacattattttattatattttgattaagaCAGTAAAAGATTGTTGTGCtctaattttctatttttttctaaatttagaGTTGAATcacttaattaaaaaaatttacatcGTTGGACAGGCCGAGAACTCCAACAAAGAAAAATTGCTGCAAGAATATACAGTAACGTTGCTGCGAATGCAGTAGCCATTATTTCTATCCCTTAAAACCTGTAGCCACTAACATAaagatatgatatataataataatatagtagtATTATATACGAAAAAGGTTGGCATAGAAGCAACGTTGGTATAATCTAGACCTCAAAATTTGGCTTAAAGAAGGGGGCCAAAAACTTGTTTTACATATGAATCTTGGTTTCTGGGTGGACAATGTTTTGAACTTGCTTAATAATTCTCTTTCGCTTGTCCCTACCGGTAGGACCATGCTTCACGATCTCGTTTCAGTCATTTTTTTACATATGATTTGGATACATatgttaagagcatctccaacggcgttggctataatcgctggttaaattggacctgtaaaacattatgtaaaatttgctgaacctgtaagacattttgttagaatggtactggctatattggttggctataatttaaaaatagtatgttattaatattttaaattgttaaaatagaatatatcagttcaatatggtaataaatgatgtacaatcttcctacagattttcttacaaacctgtagaggttcgacaaatttagccatccataggaggttggctaaatttatagacaacagctcgtcatggttggagttgagtttttgaagctgttggctaaatctttttattttaggtatgccaactcatcttttagacaagggttttagatggttggagatgctctaagaataTGTATAAAATTGGATACATATGTTaggaatatgtataaaatagtgaaaaaaataaataaaaatgagtGAAGTGATGAtacttattaattttttaatgcaTAAAAGATAatagtggagtaaaaatagtgtgaaaagagaagaaaagtgGGGAAGTGGTGAGACTCATCGACTATTTtcgataagttttgaaatgtaaaaaattgtatGGACAACTCGAAAATAAAGctgtaaaaaattatttggacatAAGGGAGAAATATATAGGGCCTGTTTGTATACTAGAAGCAGCTTCTATAGGGCCTGTTTATATACttgaagcagcttctgcttctgggttctgtttttcttatccgtttgtgtaaagaagcagaagcacttttaagaagctgagaatcctaacttctctctcattattcacttatttacttctcacttctgctccagttttttagttttagcaagaagtcacttcttttaaatttacccaaacggccccataatcgGGTCCTCCACCTCAGCAAATTGTTGGCCGTtttaaataacatattatattttgattgttgAAAAAATATCcgatgattaatattataataattttttatcacgCTAGTATGTTAACTACTATATGGGTAAAATGACTTCGTTCATTAGTTAAGAAACATCAAATGAGTATCCGTCGGGCGATATCCAATAGTCGAAAAACAATATGCTATTTACAATATGGACCCTTTACAATTATCCTCTCTCTATTAAATTTTTCTTCACCAATCAAGTATAtcataattcattttttttaagaaaaacatCATAATTCAATAGAATGGTTGACTCCTTGCTAGTATGCTACTACATCGTTATTTTAAGTCATTTCAACCCTATTATTACATTATAGGAGATCATCTGCGAAAttgaatttaaaatgatttcattattatttttacaaaacaCAAAACTActgtattataaattataatactcCTAGATCATTTTGCGAACTGAATCCAAAATGATTTTCTGACTGATACGATTATTGGGTTATATTGATTCGATATATAATTAGACAAATGCATCAAATTAAGGACGCAAAAGGGGggattaagattttttttatttttgtaaggtGACGTTGACAGTATAGCAGATCCTAGAAGGCATAGTGGAGCTGTCTAATTGAAAACAAAACGAGATAATAATTGTTTCGCCTTCTGGCAAATAGAAGACAACTATTATGTGGACAGCTTTGTACTCGTCGTGCATGTacatttcttcttcttctttcattttgtttatctatctatattataaaacCTGTTGTGTGTTTACCCTTCTAAAGTCTACTAGCTCCCCCGTATTCTACCGTATTTACACAGAATGCCATTTGACTCAATTGACTCATACTGTCATTTAATCATAACATATGTCAAACATTCACTAAatagaattaaattataaaccTACAAATCACGGTAACCGAAGCAATTACGTGTTAGAAAATAAGCTCAATGTTTATTTCTTTTCACAAACTGTAACGGAATTCCTCTCACTATTTCTTTTTCAATAATTATGGAgctttttgaaattaaaatatatgtattagtataattcaaaaaaatgaataaaaaattcaataagaACTCATTTAATTGCCCCTCCCGC of the Daucus carota subsp. sativus chromosome 4, DH1 v3.0, whole genome shotgun sequence genome contains:
- the LOC108219084 gene encoding uncharacterized membrane protein At1g16860 isoform X2 yields the protein MGSRFPSHQLSNGLYVSGRPEQPPKERTPTMSSTAVPYTGGDIKKSGELGKMFDISSMDTRSRKSGPINNAPSRTGSFGGAASHSNPMTTNSGNRMGSGPNGGVPGSVSMKKTTSGPLNKHGEPIKKASGPQGGANSRHNSGPLPPVLPTTGLITSGPITSGPLNASGAPRKASGPLDYTGSHKQSSASVLQNPAVTKLGQEHENSFFKAFPKIIFCCWGTRAVTGFVDRYPDCELRTAKNGQFVKVSGVVTCGNIPLESSFQRVPRCVYTSTSLYEYRGWDSKAANPTHRRFSWGVRSVERHVVDFYISDFQSGLRALVKAGSGAKVTPYVDESIAVDINQSNRDMSPEFVRWLGKRNLSGDDRVMRLKEGYIKEGSTVSVMGVVQRNDNVLMIVPPPDPVPTGCLWSKCTLPAHLEGIVIRCEDSSKIDAIPV
- the LOC108219084 gene encoding uncharacterized membrane protein At1g16860 isoform X1, which translates into the protein MGSRFPSHQLSNGLYVSGRPEQPPKERTPTMSSTAVPYTGGDIKKSGELGKMFDISSMDTRSRKSGPINNAPSRTGSFGGAASHSNPMTTNSGNRMGSGPNGGVPGSVSMKKTTSGPLNKHGEPIKKASGPQGGANSRHNSGPLPPVLPTTGLITSGPITSGPLNASGAPRKASGPLDYTGSHKQSSASVLQNPAVTKLGQEHENSFFKAFPKIIFWSIILLFVMGFIAGIFILAAVGNPILFVVVVILFLVVTIVFVWNSCWGTRAVTGFVDRYPDCELRTAKNGQFVKVSGVVTCGNIPLESSFQRVPRCVYTSTSLYEYRGWDSKAANPTHRRFSWGVRSVERHVVDFYISDFQSGLRALVKAGSGAKVTPYVDESIAVDINQSNRDMSPEFVRWLGKRNLSGDDRVMRLKEGYIKEGSTVSVMGVVQRNDNVLMIVPPPDPVPTGCLWSKCTLPAHLEGIVIRCEDSSKIDAIPV